In Novipirellula galeiformis, one DNA window encodes the following:
- a CDS encoding DUF1559 family PulG-like putative transporter codes for MRRTDRPAFTLVELLVVIAIIGVLVGLLLPAVQAAREAARRMQCSNNLKQIGLALHNYHDSFRKFPQGARYGLTEPNNWRFTLLPYLEQQAVFDLAKAAQGAGTRINFYPKGNTAHTLADYNVYTQQLLNLVIPAYACPSSATPEIYTISSHFAAFGTQRVSYAGIMGAYPDPMGRSGAFYKTQYGSYATNNGGLLINEDKAFRDITDGTSNTIVVGEQSGNAQFPTRAANYHSGWSGYAYTGTVTTWKAGTADQHRYGSGLTAIYHSPNPSSLGAEANAEWDSNTPLTSYHPGGVHALLADGSTQFITDSIELALLLKLSTRDDGLVIEEW; via the coding sequence GTGAGAAGAACAGATCGCCCCGCATTTACGCTGGTGGAATTATTAGTGGTCATTGCGATCATCGGTGTTTTGGTCGGCTTGCTGTTGCCGGCGGTCCAGGCGGCTCGCGAAGCAGCACGCCGCATGCAGTGCAGCAACAACCTCAAGCAAATCGGACTTGCTTTACACAACTATCACGACTCGTTTCGCAAATTTCCTCAAGGTGCGCGATACGGCCTAACCGAACCCAACAATTGGCGATTCACATTGCTGCCTTATTTGGAGCAGCAGGCGGTTTTCGACCTTGCCAAAGCCGCACAAGGAGCGGGGACCCGAATCAACTTTTACCCCAAGGGAAATACCGCGCATACGCTCGCGGATTACAACGTCTATACCCAGCAACTGCTGAACTTGGTCATCCCTGCCTATGCTTGCCCCTCGAGCGCCACCCCCGAGATCTACACGATTAGCTCTCACTTCGCCGCGTTCGGCACTCAGCGGGTCAGCTACGCGGGAATCATGGGAGCGTATCCCGATCCGATGGGCCGCTCAGGAGCGTTCTACAAGACTCAATATGGGAGCTATGCGACCAATAACGGAGGCCTGTTGATCAATGAGGACAAAGCGTTCCGTGACATCACCGACGGAACCTCCAATACGATCGTTGTCGGCGAACAATCCGGTAACGCTCAGTTTCCAACACGTGCCGCAAACTACCACTCCGGTTGGTCCGGTTACGCTTACACCGGCACGGTCACCACTTGGAAGGCCGGCACAGCCGATCAACACAGATACGGGTCCGGGCTGACGGCGATCTACCATTCGCCCAATCCTAGTTCGTTGGGTGCCGAGGCTAATGCAGAGTGGGACAGCAACACGCCGCTCACCTCTTACCATCCCGGTGGCGTTCACGCATTGCTGGCCGATGGATCAACCCAGTTCATAACCGATTCGATTGAGCTGGCCCTTTTACTGAAACTTTCTACCCGCGACGATGGACTGGTGATTGAAGAATGGTAA
- a CDS encoding carboxypeptidase-like regulatory domain-containing protein yields MPYWNGARCLGWVASLVLLVGCGGDGDARLPATISGQVLLDGAPLSVGSIQLTSPKTGESASANLDSDGRYSVTFPKADVGADYEVTLGPPVEDNLDATALMENPPEKVRSLIPKKYTDRTTSGLKTTLEAAGENQFNVELLSR; encoded by the coding sequence ATGCCTTATTGGAATGGTGCTCGGTGCCTCGGCTGGGTGGCCTCGTTGGTTCTGCTAGTCGGCTGCGGTGGGGACGGTGACGCTCGCTTACCCGCGACGATCAGCGGCCAAGTGCTGCTCGATGGTGCTCCGTTGTCAGTGGGCAGCATCCAGCTCACCTCGCCTAAAACCGGTGAAAGCGCCTCGGCGAACCTGGATAGTGACGGCCGATATTCGGTGACGTTTCCCAAGGCCGACGTGGGTGCCGACTACGAAGTGACGCTCGGGCCTCCCGTGGAGGACAACTTGGACGCAACCGCGTTGATGGAGAATCCACCGGAGAAGGTTCGCAGTCTGATTCCCAAGAAGTACACCGATCGCACCACGAGCGGACTGAAAACCACACTCGAGGCGGCGGGCGAAAACCAGTTCAACGTTGAACTGCTCAGCCGCTAA
- a CDS encoding FliM/FliN family flagellar motor switch protein codes for MEINTAAPHSKAVLAIRTNVSVTLAKQKVSLSRIVDLVQGSLLTFDTHCDEPLTLEVGDQPIAIGETVKIGDKFGIRIREILRKEVD; via the coding sequence ATGGAAATCAATACCGCGGCGCCCCACTCCAAGGCCGTTTTAGCCATCCGAACTAACGTCAGCGTCACATTGGCAAAGCAAAAAGTGTCGCTCAGCCGGATTGTCGACCTCGTGCAAGGGTCGCTGTTGACGTTCGATACCCATTGCGACGAACCGCTGACGCTAGAGGTGGGCGACCAACCGATCGCGATTGGTGAGACGGTCAAGATCGGTGACAAATTCGGAATTCGAATCCGCGAGATCCTGCGCAAGGAAGTGGACTAG
- a CDS encoding NRDE family protein: MCLLAVQYRLVPESPILVAANREEYYNRASLPPSIQSGKPRVLCGIDQKAGGTWLGVNQNGVFVGLCNRATTMPLFGQRSRGLLALDLLRCTTANKALDKAHAEFAKTRYEGCNIIIADASNGYAIHADERQEVVELRDGLNIIGARNLNDPDDQRVQMARRLLTLQTLDSPVKFLAVASKVFARAPVGQGRPSMVMRNPEYGTVSSSLIALGVKPRDAIYQFSKGAPDEAKYEDFSPMLRDILSRGLREARTKAKAT, translated from the coding sequence ATGTGCTTACTGGCCGTTCAGTATCGCTTGGTCCCCGAAAGTCCAATTTTGGTGGCTGCCAATCGCGAAGAATACTACAACCGCGCAAGCTTGCCGCCTTCAATCCAATCTGGCAAACCTCGTGTCTTATGCGGGATTGACCAAAAAGCCGGTGGCACATGGCTGGGAGTGAACCAGAACGGCGTTTTCGTCGGTCTGTGCAACCGAGCCACGACGATGCCCTTGTTCGGTCAGCGTTCACGTGGTTTGCTTGCTTTAGACCTGCTTCGCTGCACGACCGCCAACAAGGCGTTGGACAAAGCTCATGCCGAATTTGCCAAGACGCGTTACGAAGGCTGTAACATCATCATTGCGGATGCAAGCAATGGGTATGCCATCCATGCCGATGAACGTCAAGAGGTCGTCGAACTGCGTGATGGACTGAATATCATCGGGGCCCGGAATTTGAACGACCCTGACGATCAACGCGTTCAGATGGCACGGCGCTTGTTGACGCTGCAAACGCTCGATTCGCCCGTCAAGTTCTTGGCCGTGGCCAGCAAGGTATTTGCACGTGCACCGGTCGGCCAAGGTCGTCCGAGCATGGTGATGCGTAATCCCGAGTATGGAACCGTCAGCAGCTCGTTGATCGCCCTCGGCGTGAAGCCTCGTGACGCGATCTACCAGTTCAGCAAGGGAGCTCCAGACGAAGCGAAGTACGAAGATTTCTCGCCCATGTTGCGAGACATCCTCAGCCGCGGACTTCGTGAAGCACGCACCAAGGCCAAAGCGACTTAA
- a CDS encoding peptide chain release factor family protein, with the protein MAESSSKRDGDPQAAQMPEPAERMPIEFFQGEHPCVLAPERLLEDCELRTQRRSGPGGQHRNKTSSGVFLLHRPSETVAEATERRSQAQNRDVALERLRFTLAVEVRTKSIFDSAPSELEASFRNRYRGNVKRMNQHNVDKPALLAMLLNDLHAVGGQPSLVARQWKCSTSAIVTLVQSVPTAFALVNRIRNHHQRLPLR; encoded by the coding sequence GTGGCCGAATCTAGCTCGAAACGCGATGGTGATCCTCAAGCAGCTCAGATGCCTGAGCCAGCGGAGCGGATGCCGATTGAATTTTTCCAAGGTGAGCATCCTTGTGTGTTGGCGCCCGAGCGGTTGCTAGAGGATTGCGAGCTTCGCACCCAACGACGCAGTGGCCCCGGTGGACAACATCGAAATAAGACCAGTTCCGGTGTGTTTCTGTTGCATCGCCCCAGCGAGACGGTGGCCGAAGCGACCGAGCGGCGTAGCCAGGCTCAGAACCGAGACGTGGCATTGGAGCGACTTCGCTTCACGCTTGCGGTAGAAGTGAGGACAAAATCCATCTTCGATTCTGCCCCGTCCGAATTGGAAGCATCGTTTCGCAATCGATATCGAGGTAACGTCAAGCGAATGAACCAACACAATGTCGATAAACCGGCGTTGTTGGCGATGCTGCTCAATGACCTGCATGCGGTGGGCGGTCAACCCAGCTTGGTCGCGAGGCAATGGAAGTGCAGCACCAGTGCGATTGTCACGTTGGTGCAATCGGTCCCCACCGCGTTCGCGCTGGTCAATCGAATTCGCAACCATCATCAACGATTGCCGCTGCGTTAA
- a CDS encoding HlyD family secretion protein — MRTIKSTALTLCVLPLAMFWSGARAEETTVVEVTDCVVRFASEVHVPCVESGRVAEVYVKLNEPIEANSLIARLDDRSLKIRHRASALRLEHARRTALDDVELRYAETALAEAKAELDSNRSIQNDVSGAIPLSHIRRLRLAVERGELEVALAKKRRVEAQVEVELREADVAMLDDQLHNLEITSPLLGTVLEVSHSPGEWIEKGQSIVTVARIDRLHVHALVRQDVLPLGQSRELPISVHWIDPHSGVEKTLRGKILSVDPQMLPGARYRLHAEIINQRDEADPSRWQLIPGVEVRMKVHLSQPIDRRATSPTRFSSERLR; from the coding sequence ATGAGAACCATCAAATCCACGGCCCTCACGCTTTGCGTCTTGCCCCTTGCGATGTTCTGGTCGGGGGCCCGAGCCGAAGAAACGACCGTCGTAGAGGTCACCGATTGTGTGGTCCGATTCGCTTCGGAAGTCCATGTGCCCTGTGTCGAGTCGGGACGTGTGGCCGAAGTGTATGTGAAGCTCAATGAGCCGATTGAGGCCAATTCGCTGATCGCACGACTAGATGATCGCTCGTTGAAGATCCGACATCGTGCGTCGGCGCTGCGGTTGGAGCACGCTCGCCGGACGGCGTTGGACGACGTGGAACTGCGCTACGCTGAAACCGCACTGGCGGAAGCCAAGGCCGAGCTCGACTCAAACCGTTCGATTCAAAATGACGTTAGCGGTGCGATTCCGCTCAGCCATATACGTCGCTTGCGTTTGGCCGTCGAACGTGGCGAATTGGAAGTCGCGCTAGCCAAGAAACGGCGGGTCGAAGCTCAAGTCGAAGTGGAACTTCGCGAAGCCGATGTCGCAATGCTCGACGACCAACTTCACAATCTGGAAATCACAAGTCCGCTCTTGGGGACAGTGCTCGAAGTCAGCCACTCGCCTGGGGAATGGATTGAAAAAGGTCAATCGATCGTCACGGTAGCGAGAATCGATCGCTTGCATGTGCATGCGCTTGTGCGGCAAGATGTTTTGCCGTTGGGGCAAAGTCGGGAACTACCGATCAGCGTGCATTGGATCGATCCGCACTCCGGTGTGGAAAAAACGCTGCGTGGTAAGATCTTGTCGGTGGATCCTCAAATGTTGCCGGGAGCTCGCTATCGATTGCACGCGGAAATCATCAACCAGCGTGATGAAGCCGATCCATCGCGTTGGCAATTGATTCCCGGGGTCGAAGTGCGGATGAAAGTCCACTTGAGTCAGCCGATCGACCGTCGCGCAACGAGCCCAACGAGATTCTCGAGCGAGCGGTTGCGATAG
- a CDS encoding HlyD family efflux transporter periplasmic adaptor subunit, which yields MNSATTDAPFVFSPASSPLRPSGAAPASQPHRNPDALVDETRREISEIVREVALAVRSERSRSEFLGMLADRILRAMAAEGVVIWRTEAVAERIVDAPAGAKTRRDSMRTTISVVHRIGTITDRSIPEASHASHHRMLLEVMEAAQPVVVPPTPDASDPEVPTNPTHFPAAVVPIECDSERQNDAYVLEVFLEQGGGVATQRGYLRFVAQMADLAGEFLRGDRLRDLQRRQQCSEQVDAVIASIHGLSSRKQIEARIVDAVSDLFGFDRVGLCYVRGAEAELCAVSYVNTIDVRGAAARQIVEAAESFYAPKTTSLLEADASSDKVAPALQPRVVAASDAADALCLVCLSKVDNPIDCQAIAGELQRLTEHAGLATRHRRSIEAIPGGRWLVSFANQTRGNGSGNWFARMVAIGMFTLALVVAFFPVPMVITTPATLRPSNIQTLFAARSAIVQQIHVAHGERVRKGQDLVTMSDPELEQQITSLIGRRAVLSQKQAAITTALVDTASHRSERHEQIQSERSLVVEELQAIDDQMQILEQVKDSLVLRASHDGVVDSWQIERRLLGRPVGRGDKLLEVIGKETSWLVDARVPVSRIVPVRAALKSETLRTAVIIDGTDTPNHTAIVQQFGPSTRNAKDDSDSKAVVLRIDEGDDIGAIAGAGPVSGAPVRVLFRCDTKPAIQVLFYDALESVRSTIGLYRSARSQPTENAS from the coding sequence GTGAATTCGGCCACGACGGACGCGCCATTCGTTTTTTCGCCCGCGAGTTCACCGCTCCGCCCCAGCGGTGCTGCGCCGGCTTCGCAACCGCACCGGAACCCCGATGCGTTGGTGGACGAAACTCGACGTGAAATTTCGGAAATCGTTCGCGAGGTCGCCTTAGCGGTACGTAGCGAGCGATCTCGCAGCGAATTTTTGGGGATGTTGGCGGATCGTATCCTCCGCGCGATGGCGGCCGAAGGTGTCGTAATCTGGCGTACCGAAGCGGTCGCTGAACGTATCGTGGATGCCCCAGCGGGGGCGAAAACACGCAGGGATTCGATGCGGACGACGATCAGCGTCGTGCACCGGATCGGCACGATCACCGATCGCTCGATCCCGGAGGCCTCGCACGCATCGCACCACCGCATGTTGTTGGAGGTCATGGAGGCGGCTCAGCCGGTTGTGGTGCCCCCCACGCCAGATGCTAGCGATCCCGAAGTCCCCACCAACCCAACGCATTTTCCCGCCGCAGTGGTGCCGATCGAGTGCGACTCGGAGCGCCAAAACGATGCCTATGTGCTCGAAGTTTTCCTCGAGCAAGGGGGCGGAGTGGCAACCCAGCGCGGCTATTTACGATTTGTCGCCCAGATGGCGGATCTCGCGGGCGAGTTTTTACGCGGCGATCGACTTCGCGATCTGCAACGCCGACAACAATGCTCCGAGCAAGTCGACGCGGTCATTGCGTCGATCCATGGGCTTTCCAGCCGAAAGCAAATCGAAGCTCGAATCGTCGATGCCGTTTCCGATCTTTTTGGCTTCGATCGGGTGGGGCTTTGCTACGTTCGCGGCGCGGAAGCGGAACTGTGTGCGGTTAGCTACGTCAACACGATTGATGTTCGCGGCGCAGCGGCAAGGCAAATCGTCGAGGCTGCGGAGTCTTTTTATGCGCCTAAAACCACCTCGCTGTTGGAGGCCGACGCATCGTCGGACAAAGTCGCCCCGGCGCTGCAACCGCGAGTCGTTGCCGCCTCCGATGCTGCCGACGCATTGTGTCTTGTTTGTCTCTCGAAGGTCGATAATCCGATTGATTGCCAAGCGATCGCGGGCGAGCTCCAACGATTGACCGAGCACGCTGGGCTTGCCACACGGCATCGCCGCAGCATTGAAGCGATTCCTGGAGGCCGATGGCTCGTTTCGTTTGCGAACCAAACGCGAGGAAACGGCAGCGGGAATTGGTTCGCTAGGATGGTCGCAATCGGGATGTTCACGCTCGCCTTGGTGGTTGCCTTTTTTCCCGTACCGATGGTGATCACGACGCCCGCGACCTTACGACCCTCGAACATTCAAACGTTGTTTGCTGCCCGCAGCGCCATTGTTCAACAGATCCACGTTGCTCATGGCGAACGTGTTCGCAAAGGGCAAGACTTGGTGACGATGAGCGACCCCGAGTTGGAACAACAGATCACGTCGCTCATCGGTCGCCGTGCGGTGCTTTCACAAAAACAGGCAGCGATTACGACAGCGTTGGTCGATACCGCGTCGCATCGAAGTGAACGCCATGAACAAATCCAAAGCGAGCGCAGTTTGGTGGTCGAAGAATTGCAAGCGATCGATGACCAAATGCAAATTTTGGAACAGGTCAAAGACTCGCTCGTGCTGCGAGCTTCCCATGATGGGGTCGTCGACAGCTGGCAAATCGAACGTCGTTTGCTGGGACGTCCTGTGGGGCGAGGCGACAAACTGCTGGAAGTCATCGGAAAGGAAACATCGTGGTTGGTTGACGCTCGCGTTCCCGTTTCGCGGATCGTCCCGGTGCGTGCGGCGCTGAAATCCGAAACGCTGCGCACGGCCGTGATCATTGATGGGACCGACACACCGAATCACACGGCAATCGTCCAGCAATTTGGACCCTCCACGCGTAATGCAAAGGACGACTCTGATTCCAAAGCGGTGGTGCTTCGCATCGACGAGGGAGACGATATCGGCGCGATCGCGGGGGCGGGGCCTGTCTCGGGGGCTCCGGTTCGTGTGTTGTTCCGCTGTGATACCAAGCCGGCAATTCAGGTCTTGTTCTACGACGCCCTCGAATCGGTTCGCAGCACGATCGGTCTATACCGATCGGCACGCTCGCAACCCACGGAAAACGCATCATGA
- a CDS encoding AAA family ATPase: MFESNAADHDSADPQPIADKQLAEKIERHAEPMQRLAHEVAKTLVGQQVLVHRMLVGLLTGGHLLIEGVPGLAKTTAVATLSKAIHADFQRLQFTPDLLPADLIGTQVYRPAQQEFVVQKGPIFANLILADEINRAPAKVQSALLEAMQDRQVTIGGETFPLPNPFLVMATQNPIEQEGTYPLPEAQMDRFMMKVVVDYPTRNEELEILARMSRTRRVEEVTAVTTPSEVMQARDLVDMVFVDQRIAEYIVDLVMATRKCEAYGLSISQWIQFGASPRATINLTLAAKANAFLHHRAYVTPQDVKDIAMDVLRHRVMITYEAEAEEKTSEHIVQMILDAVPVP, encoded by the coding sequence ATGTTTGAATCAAATGCGGCGGATCATGACAGCGCCGACCCGCAACCGATCGCCGACAAGCAATTGGCCGAGAAAATCGAGCGACACGCCGAACCGATGCAGCGACTGGCCCACGAGGTTGCCAAAACCTTGGTCGGCCAACAGGTGCTCGTCCATCGTATGCTCGTCGGGCTCTTGACCGGCGGACACCTGTTAATCGAAGGGGTCCCAGGACTGGCCAAGACGACGGCGGTGGCAACGTTATCCAAAGCCATCCACGCGGATTTTCAGCGTCTACAGTTCACTCCCGATTTATTGCCCGCCGATTTGATTGGGACGCAGGTGTATCGCCCTGCACAACAAGAATTTGTGGTTCAAAAAGGGCCGATCTTTGCCAACTTGATCCTGGCCGACGAAATCAATCGTGCTCCGGCAAAGGTGCAAAGTGCGCTGCTCGAAGCGATGCAAGACCGTCAAGTCACGATCGGGGGTGAGACGTTTCCGTTGCCTAATCCGTTTCTTGTCATGGCGACGCAAAACCCGATCGAGCAAGAGGGGACGTATCCTTTGCCCGAAGCGCAAATGGACCGTTTTATGATGAAGGTGGTCGTCGACTATCCAACGCGAAACGAAGAGCTCGAAATCCTCGCTCGGATGTCTCGCACGCGCCGTGTCGAAGAGGTGACCGCCGTTACCACGCCCAGCGAAGTGATGCAGGCACGCGATTTGGTCGACATGGTGTTCGTCGATCAGCGGATCGCCGAATACATCGTCGATTTGGTGATGGCCACTCGCAAATGTGAAGCGTACGGCTTGTCGATTTCCCAGTGGATTCAATTCGGCGCTTCGCCGCGTGCGACCATCAACTTGACGTTGGCGGCAAAGGCTAATGCGTTTTTGCATCACCGCGCCTACGTGACTCCCCAAGATGTAAAGGACATCGCGATGGACGTCCTTCGCCACCGCGTCATGATCACGTACGAAGCTGAAGCCGAAGAGAAAACCAGCGAGCACATCGTACAGATGATTTTGGATGCGGTTCCGGTTCCATAG
- a CDS encoding DUF58 domain-containing protein encodes MIPPDILKKIRRIQIRTSHVVDDLLAGGWHSAFKGRGMEFEEVRPYAIGDDVRTIDWNVTARADQPYVKLFREEREMSVQLLVDISPSQTFGTNTQTKRELIAELGATLAFSAIKNNDKVGLTLFSDRVEKSIPPRKGTRHCLRLIRELLYCQAENRGTDVTSAIEHLNRTSHRRMVVFLISDFQDEHCENTLKVARRRHEIIPVVVRDTREMTMPNVGLIRLQDAETGQIVSMDTSSTRVRRAYEEAVRQHFENLQASFRRMRMPAIYLETGHDFVRPLQQYFHAREQQR; translated from the coding sequence TTGATTCCTCCTGACATCCTTAAGAAAATTCGTCGGATTCAAATCCGCACGTCTCACGTCGTGGACGATCTGCTCGCCGGTGGATGGCATTCGGCGTTCAAGGGACGCGGCATGGAATTCGAAGAAGTCCGTCCCTATGCGATCGGTGACGATGTTCGTACGATCGACTGGAACGTGACGGCGCGTGCGGACCAGCCCTATGTCAAGTTATTTCGCGAAGAACGCGAAATGTCGGTGCAATTGCTTGTCGACATCAGCCCCTCGCAAACCTTCGGGACCAACACACAAACGAAACGCGAATTGATCGCAGAACTCGGTGCCACGCTGGCGTTTTCTGCAATTAAAAACAATGACAAAGTCGGACTGACGCTGTTCTCCGATCGAGTCGAAAAGTCGATCCCGCCACGCAAAGGCACACGTCACTGCTTACGATTGATTCGAGAACTGCTGTATTGCCAAGCGGAGAACCGGGGAACCGATGTGACCTCGGCGATCGAACACCTCAATCGCACCTCGCATCGGCGAATGGTCGTTTTCTTGATCAGCGATTTCCAAGATGAACATTGTGAAAACACTTTGAAAGTGGCGCGTCGCCGCCATGAAATCATTCCCGTGGTCGTGCGAGACACGCGAGAAATGACGATGCCCAACGTTGGCTTGATCCGCTTGCAAGACGCCGAGACGGGGCAAATCGTCAGCATGGACACGAGCAGCACACGAGTGCGACGCGCGTACGAGGAAGCGGTGCGACAGCATTTCGAAAATCTCCAAGCCTCGTTTCGGCGGATGCGGATGCCTGCGATCTACCTCGAAACCGGCCATGACTTTGTGCGCCCACTGCAACAGTACTTCCATGCCCGGGAGCAACAGCGGTGA
- a CDS encoding protein BatD, with protein sequence MERKTAKLKMRRDSLTLVLRRAFVPLGVIVAIMISLARAHAADHDTNKHDADKTETAVKITESIDRTTTKVLEPIVLTLAVVAPVDSEIDFHDAPETLGAFQVVGVTDSPGLPLLGDANRGQRRWTRRLVLETLQVGEQEIPSIEVTYTAGDSAASKPRVLRTQPMTIQVESVLTGDDQPHAFRPMKDKMVVPPPQKSSRSIAGILTIAVLGLGLLAIVIRLQFRKRATASAVALQRLSALDARRNSSEFDPKWSYVELAGIARDFVISRDGMNPLVMTTDEVIRYITTECSISADLQTPLVELLLQADQFKFAPHRSDGAEMAEKVKHAERLVRELIDRLPTASSKPSLDGKHVSSNKEGN encoded by the coding sequence GTGGAACGCAAAACAGCAAAACTCAAGATGCGGCGGGATTCATTGACGCTCGTCCTCCGTCGCGCATTTGTCCCGCTCGGCGTGATCGTCGCCATCATGATCTCGCTGGCTCGCGCACACGCCGCCGACCACGATACCAACAAGCACGATGCCGACAAGACCGAGACCGCGGTCAAAATTACGGAGTCGATCGATCGCACCACCACTAAAGTGCTTGAGCCGATTGTGTTGACCCTCGCCGTGGTCGCGCCGGTCGACTCGGAAATCGATTTCCACGACGCCCCCGAAACGCTCGGGGCGTTTCAAGTCGTCGGGGTCACCGATTCTCCTGGGCTGCCATTGCTCGGCGATGCGAATCGAGGTCAACGCCGATGGACGAGACGTCTGGTGCTGGAAACGTTACAAGTCGGGGAACAAGAGATCCCATCCATCGAGGTGACCTATACAGCAGGCGACTCCGCCGCGTCGAAACCGCGCGTGCTACGTACCCAGCCGATGACAATCCAAGTCGAAAGCGTGCTGACCGGTGACGATCAACCGCATGCGTTCCGGCCGATGAAAGACAAAATGGTTGTCCCGCCGCCCCAAAAGTCGAGTCGATCGATCGCGGGAATACTCACAATCGCAGTGCTCGGACTCGGTTTACTCGCGATTGTGATCCGGCTCCAATTCCGCAAACGGGCTACGGCAAGCGCGGTGGCGTTGCAGAGGTTGTCGGCACTGGACGCGCGTCGCAATTCGTCTGAGTTTGATCCGAAATGGAGCTACGTCGAATTGGCCGGGATCGCGCGTGACTTTGTCATTTCACGCGATGGAATGAACCCGTTGGTAATGACCACGGACGAAGTCATCCGCTACATCACGACCGAATGTTCGATCTCGGCTGATTTGCAAACGCCGCTGGTGGAACTGTTGCTCCAAGCCGATCAATTCAAGTTTGCGCCGCATCGGAGCGATGGAGCGGAGATGGCCGAAAAGGTAAAGCACGCCGAACGATTGGTGCGTGAACTGATAGACCGTTTGCCCACGGCAAGTAGCAAGCCTTCGCTCGACGGCAAGCACGTTTCAAGCAACAAGGAGGGAAACTGA
- a CDS encoding vWA domain-containing protein yields MFESPWFLWLLLIVPVIAWQMFHRKQAWSITFSSTRLVSAIRPSWRQRIAWLPDLLTLLALVAMIVALARPRMGREQTVIDSEGIAMEIVVDRSGSMQAMDFQIDGQHVDRLTAIKNVASSFIKGDEVEAAEGGITGRASDLIGLITFAGYADAMTPPTLDHAFLLAQLNHAKIVTQRDEDGTAIGDAISLAVEKLQSLDASEKSAVKSKVIILMTDGENTAGEFDPVQAAELAKTMGIKVYAIGVGTKGRAPFPSRHPFTGEATVQWMDVNIDEETLRKIAETTGAEYFRATDTKSLTAIYDAIDQLEKTKIESHRFTDYQELAVQSFTWNALSFPPIALLALFLIAASVMVKHGLIQTWV; encoded by the coding sequence ATGTTTGAAAGTCCTTGGTTCTTGTGGTTGCTGTTGATCGTGCCGGTGATTGCTTGGCAAATGTTTCATCGCAAACAAGCTTGGTCGATTACGTTCAGTTCGACGCGTTTGGTTTCCGCGATCCGCCCTTCGTGGCGTCAACGGATCGCTTGGCTTCCGGATCTGCTAACGCTGTTAGCGCTTGTGGCCATGATCGTTGCCTTGGCGCGGCCTCGGATGGGGCGAGAGCAAACGGTGATCGATTCCGAAGGCATCGCCATGGAGATCGTCGTGGACCGTAGTGGCAGCATGCAGGCGATGGACTTCCAAATCGATGGCCAGCACGTTGATCGTTTGACCGCGATCAAGAATGTCGCCAGCAGCTTCATCAAAGGAGACGAAGTCGAAGCCGCCGAAGGTGGAATTACGGGACGAGCGAGTGATTTGATTGGTTTGATCACGTTCGCGGGCTATGCCGATGCGATGACGCCGCCGACACTTGACCATGCCTTTTTGCTCGCTCAATTGAACCACGCGAAAATTGTCACTCAGCGTGACGAGGATGGCACGGCGATCGGCGATGCGATCAGCTTGGCAGTGGAGAAGTTGCAATCGCTGGATGCTAGCGAAAAGAGCGCCGTCAAGAGCAAGGTGATCATCTTAATGACCGATGGCGAGAACACGGCGGGTGAGTTCGATCCCGTTCAAGCAGCGGAATTGGCCAAAACGATGGGCATCAAGGTTTATGCCATTGGCGTGGGGACGAAAGGGCGCGCCCCGTTTCCGTCTCGACATCCCTTTACCGGCGAAGCCACCGTCCAGTGGATGGATGTCAATATCGATGAAGAAACGCTTCGCAAGATCGCTGAAACCACGGGAGCAGAATACTTTCGGGCAACCGATACGAAGTCGCTAACGGCGATCTATGACGCGATCGATCAGCTGGAGAAAACGAAAATCGAGTCCCATCGATTCACCGACTATCAAGAGTTGGCGGTCCAGTCGTTTACGTGGAATGCCCTCTCCTTTCCACCGATTGCCTTGCTCGCCCTGTTTTTGATCGCCGCCAGTGTGATGGTGAAACATGGTCTGATTCAAACCTGGGTTTAA